From Candidatus Eremiobacteraceae bacterium, the proteins below share one genomic window:
- a CDS encoding sulfotransferase produces MAGAARWKSVLRPIWNHLRSASIVDGDADAAETVFLSSGARTGSTWVSEIINFENDYRFLFEPFSMVVPLRPSWSPKLEPDDRLRYIRPECDDRDLVEQASRVLSGNFRHPEVDQYNYNLRVEFDRRLVKETKSNLFLKWLQRRFPQMKLLLLMRHPIPTVLSRMHDVADIDRSRRNAEY; encoded by the coding sequence ATGGCCGGCGCGGCACGCTGGAAATCGGTTTTGCGACCCATTTGGAATCACTTGCGTAGCGCGAGCATCGTCGACGGCGATGCGGATGCGGCCGAGACCGTATTTCTGTCTTCGGGCGCGCGCACGGGCAGCACCTGGGTCTCCGAGATCATCAATTTCGAAAACGACTACAGGTTTCTCTTCGAGCCGTTTTCCATGGTCGTGCCGCTTCGGCCGTCATGGTCGCCGAAGCTCGAACCCGACGACCGGCTTCGCTACATCCGGCCGGAGTGCGACGATCGCGATCTCGTCGAACAAGCCTCAAGAGTTCTGAGCGGCAATTTCCGCCATCCCGAAGTGGACCAATACAACTACAACTTGCGCGTGGAGTTCGACCGCAGGCTCGTCAAGGAGACGAAGTCGAACCTGTTCTTGAAGTGGCTGCAGCGCCGCTTCCCGCAGATGAAGCTTTTGCTGCTCATGCGCCACCCGATACCCACCGTGCTGTCGCGGATGCACGACGTCGCCGACATCGACCGGTCGCGGCGCAACGCGGAGTATC